The following coding sequences are from one Paenibacillus sp. FSL R5-0912 window:
- a CDS encoding GerAB/ArcD/ProY family transporter translates to MNSKHLFFIICSLAIVTLKTFPSSFIRLGGRDTWIAMIAASACILVYMWVILTIKKRTQNYNLLDIYAKSLGKWGGGFFSVLFLLTLLLTIFESAGAEASVIHTGFQLFTPVWVFILVTAVATVYVVKKGIASVTITTIVVIFFISLSGMLLAFLTHKYKDMKYIYPILEHGVTPALLLSTLKILGALSCVTIMIPYLDSVRDKSKLLLHTSIALLFIIQMQIFSMLGVITTFGPDRAVNLLFPKLTQTQIISAFGFLEAGELFVMLQVVAGWFIRYIVCFFALMELIRLSGLKIRFKEHYICALTILFSYLFSRDLFDMFKLLDYLLYIQLANFLVIPLILYSIYYFKKTPAQG, encoded by the coding sequence ATGAACTCCAAACATCTGTTTTTCATCATCTGCAGCCTGGCGATTGTCACTCTTAAGACCTTCCCCTCATCGTTCATCCGGCTAGGCGGAAGAGATACCTGGATTGCCATGATTGCCGCTTCAGCCTGTATTCTTGTGTACATGTGGGTTATTCTGACGATTAAGAAGAGAACCCAAAATTATAACCTGCTCGACATCTATGCGAAATCACTCGGCAAATGGGGCGGCGGCTTTTTTTCTGTGCTTTTTTTGCTGACTCTTCTATTAACTATATTTGAAAGTGCGGGCGCTGAGGCCAGTGTCATTCACACCGGTTTCCAGCTGTTCACGCCCGTATGGGTCTTTATATTGGTCACTGCGGTAGCCACGGTCTATGTAGTCAAAAAAGGGATTGCTTCCGTAACGATTACGACCATTGTGGTGATCTTCTTCATCAGCCTGTCCGGTATGCTGCTCGCCTTCCTGACTCATAAATACAAGGACATGAAGTATATCTATCCGATTCTGGAGCATGGAGTTACCCCTGCACTGCTGCTGAGCACCCTGAAGATTCTCGGCGCACTGAGCTGTGTCACCATTATGATCCCTTACCTGGACAGTGTGCGGGACAAATCCAAGCTGCTCCTGCATACTTCGATTGCCCTGCTGTTCATTATCCAGATGCAGATCTTCTCGATGCTTGGTGTCATTACTACCTTCGGGCCGGACCGGGCAGTCAATCTACTGTTCCCCAAGCTGACACAGACCCAGATTATCAGTGCTTTTGGCTTCCTGGAGGCTGGTGAATTATTCGTTATGCTGCAGGTGGTCGCCGGCTGGTTCATCCGTTATATCGTCTGCTTCTTTGCTTTGATGGAGCTGATCCGGCTGTCGGGCCTCAAAATCAGGTTCAAGGAGCATTATATCTGCGCGCTGACGATCCTTTTCTCGTACCTGTTCTCGCGGGATTTGTTCGATATGTTCAAGCTGCTCGACTATCTGCTCTATATCCAGCTGGCCAACTTCCTGGTCATTCCGCTGATCCTCTACAGTATTTATTATTTCAAAAAGACTCCAGCTCAAGGTTGA
- a CDS encoding spore germination protein → MTVQASELSSILSGCFDFIKRDIVMNDTVITLFYIETICDSNYMSQYIIEPLSQAAGGITSREAVGKAIYAAKFGEVKDADEALEHLLAGDPVLIFEQLQYAVYFDARKLESRPVEKSQFEASLVGSNESFNELLVNNVSLIRKRMATQTLKIESHILGKQSKTQAVLLYVEGTAPEDLVATVRQKLEAMDNEFVLGAQYVAEALSPGKTLFDTIGYTEKPDAVVAKLFEGRISVIVNGTPFALTAPCFFFENLQSPDDYATNRLFVTLLRFVRFGSVLVSLLLPGFYVALTTHHFSLIPSAFVFKLAVSRSGVPFPTVVEVVLMFLFFELSREAGRRLPHQIGQALSIVGALILGDAAVGAGLASQATVVVTGIYAITSFINPRLTSAISVWAVFSIIMSAGFGLHGFYLGFILLVAHLGSLRSCDYPYLFPLGTEKSFRAANLDVLVRGPLSKVSKPFLYRGRK, encoded by the coding sequence ATGACCGTACAAGCGAGTGAGCTTTCCTCTATACTAAGCGGCTGCTTTGATTTCATTAAGCGGGATATCGTGATGAATGATACTGTCATAACTCTCTTTTATATAGAAACCATTTGTGATTCTAACTATATGAGCCAATATATTATTGAGCCGCTGTCGCAGGCGGCAGGGGGGATAACAAGCAGAGAAGCGGTCGGTAAGGCCATCTATGCCGCTAAATTCGGGGAGGTCAAGGATGCGGACGAGGCGCTTGAGCATCTGCTGGCAGGTGATCCGGTGCTGATTTTTGAGCAGCTCCAGTATGCTGTTTATTTTGACGCCCGCAAGCTGGAATCCCGTCCGGTCGAGAAATCGCAGTTCGAAGCGTCGCTCGTCGGCTCGAACGAGAGCTTCAATGAGCTGCTGGTCAACAATGTCAGCCTGATCCGCAAACGGATGGCTACGCAGACGCTGAAGATTGAAAGCCATATTCTGGGCAAGCAGTCGAAGACGCAGGCGGTTCTGCTCTATGTGGAGGGGACGGCTCCGGAGGATCTTGTCGCGACTGTCCGCCAGAAGCTGGAGGCTATGGACAATGAATTCGTGCTGGGCGCACAGTATGTTGCGGAAGCCTTAAGTCCGGGCAAGACGCTGTTCGATACCATAGGATACACCGAGAAGCCCGATGCGGTAGTCGCCAAGCTGTTTGAGGGCAGAATCTCCGTAATTGTGAATGGAACGCCGTTTGCACTGACCGCGCCCTGTTTCTTTTTTGAGAACCTGCAGTCCCCGGATGATTATGCCACCAACAGGCTGTTTGTTACGCTGCTGCGCTTTGTGAGATTCGGCTCGGTGCTGGTATCGCTGCTCCTGCCGGGATTCTATGTGGCGCTGACCACGCATCACTTCTCGCTGATTCCTTCGGCGTTTGTGTTCAAGCTTGCCGTGTCCCGTTCGGGGGTGCCTTTTCCGACAGTGGTGGAAGTGGTCCTGATGTTCCTGTTCTTCGAGCTCTCCCGGGAAGCCGGACGGCGGCTGCCACATCAGATCGGACAAGCGCTCAGTATTGTAGGCGCCCTGATTCTGGGTGATGCTGCCGTCGGCGCCGGACTGGCTTCCCAGGCTACGGTGGTCGTGACAGGGATTTATGCCATTACCTCGTTCATTAATCCGCGCCTGACCTCGGCCATTTCTGTATGGGCAGTGTTCTCTATCATCATGTCTGCCGGTTTCGGGCTGCACGGCTTCTATCTGGGATTCATCCTGCTGGTGGCCCATCTGGGATCGCTGAGATCCTGTGATTATCCGTATCTGTTCCCGCTGGGCACCGAGAAATCGTTCCGCGCCGCCAATCTGGATGTG
- a CDS encoding alpha/beta fold hydrolase, with translation MNSYFIHNESLALHVLESGEKNAELPSLLVVCGLWEPAERAIPLLSHLQGHIVAFSFRGRGLSSTPDSGYDLEDHLSDIETVVNYCGLAQYIVLGFSRGAAYSLAWSLRHQDQVRGLILVDQPPVHRAMSLETVEFWSSLVYQQVPLLNYIRREALQGMGREAREVDFSEQLPQLAIPVTLFAGRNPDSMISSDISDEVLEKYRTLVPCFTVVEFALSGHMIPDEEQAKYIAEVKRWMSETFR, from the coding sequence ATGAACAGCTATTTTATTCATAATGAATCATTGGCGCTGCATGTGCTGGAGAGTGGAGAGAAGAATGCTGAACTGCCGTCGCTATTAGTGGTCTGTGGATTGTGGGAACCTGCGGAGCGGGCGATTCCGCTTCTGTCCCATTTGCAGGGTCATATAGTTGCATTTAGCTTCCGCGGCCGCGGCTTAAGCTCTACACCGGATTCTGGTTATGATCTGGAAGATCATCTGTCCGATATTGAGACTGTAGTTAATTATTGCGGGCTCGCACAATATATTGTGCTGGGCTTCTCACGCGGAGCAGCCTATTCCCTTGCCTGGAGTCTGAGGCATCAGGATCAGGTGAGGGGCCTTATCCTGGTTGATCAACCGCCGGTTCACAGGGCCATGTCTCTTGAAACAGTGGAGTTCTGGAGCAGCCTTGTCTATCAGCAGGTGCCTCTTCTGAACTATATTCGCCGGGAAGCCTTGCAGGGAATGGGGCGGGAAGCCCGTGAGGTGGACTTCTCGGAACAACTGCCGCAGCTTGCAATTCCCGTCACGCTGTTTGCCGGCAGGAATCCGGATTCTATGATCTCATCGGATATATCAGATGAAGTACTGGAGAAGTATCGTACATTGGTGCCCTGCTTCACTGTAGTTGAGTTTGCACTGTCGGGACATATGATACCGGATGAAGAACAGGCGAAGTATATAGCTGAGGTTAAGAGATGGATGTCTGAGACTTTTCGCTAA